A portion of the Lysinibacillus timonensis genome contains these proteins:
- a CDS encoding DegV family protein has protein sequence MKRIILSTESGADLPKDLVEKYQIQVVPMHVIMDGKDYLDGELSVEEVFEYHSRTKKIPSTTATNVHEYQDLFTKIRIYYPDSIIIHIGYTSKASASFQSALIAAEDFQDIFLIDTLNVTGGLAASVMYAATLLEEEPSIGHVHLIEKIQSVVPKTRLAFIPGSLDFLRAGGRVSNIAYIGGSLLKIKPCIELKEGKLVSTRKYRGNMSTVAEKLMRDYLNQYDIDRKQLYLIYSIGLDESIKGRMDEIAKETGFENVTWMQAGAMISTHAGPGGFGIAGMEY, from the coding sequence ATGAAAAGGATTATTTTATCGACAGAGAGTGGAGCGGATTTACCGAAAGATCTGGTTGAAAAATATCAAATTCAAGTAGTACCGATGCACGTCATCATGGATGGGAAGGATTATTTAGATGGTGAGCTATCTGTAGAGGAAGTTTTTGAATATCATAGTCGCACCAAGAAAATACCATCTACAACCGCAACGAATGTACATGAATATCAGGATTTATTTACAAAAATTAGAATATATTATCCTGATAGCATCATTATTCATATTGGTTATACGTCAAAAGCATCTGCCTCCTTTCAAAGTGCGTTAATTGCAGCGGAAGATTTTCAAGATATTTTCTTAATTGATACGCTAAACGTGACAGGTGGATTAGCCGCAAGCGTAATGTATGCAGCCACTCTGCTTGAAGAAGAACCTTCCATTGGCCATGTTCACTTAATAGAAAAGATACAATCTGTGGTTCCTAAAACAAGGCTGGCTTTCATTCCTGGCAGTTTAGACTTTCTAAGAGCGGGTGGACGGGTAAGTAACATTGCTTATATTGGAGGGTCATTATTAAAAATAAAGCCCTGCATCGAATTAAAGGAAGGAAAGCTTGTTTCAACTAGAAAATATCGTGGGAATATGAGCACAGTTGCTGAAAAACTTATGCGAGATTACTTAAACCAATACGACATTGATAGAAAACAGCTGTATTTGATTTACTCTATAGGACTTGATGAAAGTATTAAGGGACGAATGGATGAAATCGCAAAAGAAACAGGTTTCGAAAATGTAACATGGATGCAAGCCGGTGCAATGATTTCTACCCATGCTGGACCTGGAGGCTTTGGGATTGCAGGAATGGAATATTAG
- the rlmD gene encoding 23S rRNA (uracil(1939)-C(5))-methyltransferase RlmD, which translates to MAAPVKKNDRRTVYIEDLTHDGNGVAKIDGYPLFIQGALPQETAEIHVLKTLKNYGFAKIVDIIEPSPDRVKAPCIYFGKCGGCQLQHLSYEGQLKWKENMVKNVMKRIGKIDAPVLPVKGMQDPWNYRNKSQIPFGMTETGPIAGFYKSKTHDIVDMERCLIQVGEADAIMANLKKELEEIGLQPYNEQSHQGMLRHVVVRKARATDEVMVVLVTNKHKFPQKEAAIELVRNLVPNVTSIVQNINIEKTNVILGNETYTLWGKDTIEDTIGGVRFEISSRSFYQVNPVQTEVLYKQALDYAQLKGDETVIDAYCGIGTISLFLAEKAKRVMGVEIVEQAIEDAKRNAELNGFTNTYFEAGPAEEVIPRWYSDGKEADVLVVDPPRKGCDEALLQTIIEHKPNRVVYVSCNPATLARDLRILEDGGYKTMEIQPVDMFPQTTHCEAVAWLELN; encoded by the coding sequence ATGGCTGCACCTGTAAAGAAAAATGATCGACGAACTGTTTATATAGAAGATTTAACTCATGATGGGAATGGCGTTGCGAAAATAGATGGCTACCCGCTATTTATTCAAGGAGCACTTCCGCAAGAAACAGCTGAAATTCACGTGTTAAAAACATTGAAAAACTATGGATTTGCCAAAATTGTGGACATCATTGAACCATCACCTGATCGTGTAAAAGCCCCATGTATTTATTTTGGAAAATGTGGCGGATGTCAGCTGCAACATCTTTCCTATGAAGGGCAATTGAAATGGAAAGAAAACATGGTCAAAAACGTCATGAAGCGAATTGGCAAAATTGACGCACCGGTACTTCCTGTAAAGGGAATGCAAGATCCTTGGAATTACCGTAACAAATCGCAAATTCCATTTGGCATGACAGAGACAGGTCCGATTGCAGGTTTTTATAAATCAAAAACCCACGATATTGTCGATATGGAACGTTGCTTAATTCAAGTTGGTGAAGCAGATGCCATCATGGCGAACCTGAAAAAGGAATTAGAAGAAATTGGTTTACAACCATACAATGAACAATCGCATCAAGGAATGCTACGTCATGTCGTTGTAAGAAAAGCGCGGGCAACTGATGAGGTAATGGTGGTGCTTGTAACAAATAAACACAAATTCCCACAAAAAGAAGCTGCTATTGAATTAGTTCGTAATCTTGTGCCTAATGTGACTTCTATTGTCCAAAATATTAACATTGAAAAAACGAATGTAATATTAGGGAATGAAACCTACACACTTTGGGGAAAAGACACAATTGAAGATACAATTGGCGGTGTTCGATTTGAAATCTCATCACGCTCTTTCTATCAAGTAAATCCAGTGCAAACGGAAGTGTTGTACAAGCAAGCGTTAGACTACGCACAACTAAAAGGCGATGAGACGGTCATTGATGCGTATTGTGGTATCGGGACAATTTCGTTGTTCCTTGCGGAGAAGGCGAAGCGTGTAATGGGCGTTGAGATTGTAGAACAAGCGATTGAAGATGCAAAACGGAATGCAGAGTTAAATGGCTTTACAAATACGTACTTTGAAGCAGGACCTGCAGAAGAAGTAATACCGAGATGGTATTCAGATGGCAAAGAAGCAGATGTGTTAGTAGTCGATCCACCTCGTAAAGGTTGCGATGAAGCATTATTACAAACAATCATTGAACACAAACCTAATCGTGTAGTTTATGTGTCATGTAACCCTGCGACACTTGCGCGGGATTTACGCATTCTTGAAGACGGTGGATACAAAACAATGGAAATTCAACCGGTAGATATGTTCCCGCAGACGACACATTGCGAAGCGGTCGCGTGGTTGGAATTGAATTAA